A single Planctomycetota bacterium DNA region contains:
- a CDS encoding UDPGP type 1 family protein codes for MDSAGHRLDEPSPTLVAALRGADQLGVLAHWERLDAAARERLLAQVTAIDWGLVADLTRRVRRGHLAPPAGDTSFDLASAESPPCRPLRGADPTVAARGREALAAGAVGAILVAGGQGTRLGCTGPKGLCAVGPLSQATLFDVLLGRLAAIGRRYGRGVPLAIMTSAATDDETRRFLASRQWCGLDPDDVFLFRQQDLPAFDAADGNILLAAPDRVALAPDGHGGMLLALAGVGGLEWFGRRGVATVASFQVDNPLALPLDAEFLGAHLDAAAEFTLQVIRKREPAERVGVIATSGGVTRVVEYSDLPATAAAERLADGRLRFHAGSIAVHAFALEFLAHCAARGDALPLHAARKAVPFVDADGRHHAPRAPNAVKFERFIFDILPLARRVCVVELEPGEGFAPLKNPSGAAADTPEHVREALIARDRAILAAAGVTVDEGVVVELDAATILDADDVTLALPPGTRISASAVIRADPITPRGTGGGEFR; via the coding sequence ATGGATTCCGCCGGCCACCGGCTCGACGAACCCTCCCCCACGCTGGTGGCGGCGCTGCGCGGCGCCGATCAACTCGGCGTCCTCGCCCACTGGGAGCGCCTCGACGCCGCTGCACGGGAGCGACTGCTCGCGCAGGTGACGGCCATCGATTGGGGGCTCGTCGCCGATCTCACCCGGCGTGTCCGGCGCGGACACCTCGCCCCTCCTGCCGGGGACACGTCGTTCGATCTGGCGAGCGCCGAGTCTCCCCCCTGTCGTCCCCTCCGCGGTGCGGATCCGACTGTCGCCGCCCGCGGCCGGGAGGCACTGGCGGCCGGCGCGGTCGGGGCGATCCTTGTCGCAGGTGGACAGGGCACACGCTTGGGGTGCACCGGGCCGAAGGGGCTGTGCGCCGTGGGGCCGCTGTCGCAGGCCACGTTGTTCGACGTGCTTCTCGGCCGACTCGCGGCCATCGGCCGCCGCTACGGACGCGGAGTCCCCCTGGCGATCATGACCAGCGCCGCCACCGACGACGAGACGCGCCGCTTCCTGGCATCGCGGCAGTGGTGCGGGCTCGACCCGGACGACGTGTTCCTGTTCCGGCAACAGGACCTGCCGGCCTTCGACGCGGCCGATGGCAACATCCTCCTTGCCGCACCGGACCGCGTCGCCCTCGCCCCCGATGGCCACGGCGGCATGCTCTTGGCGCTGGCGGGCGTCGGGGGGCTCGAGTGGTTCGGCCGTCGCGGGGTCGCGACCGTCGCGAGTTTCCAGGTCGACAACCCGCTGGCACTGCCCCTCGATGCCGAGTTCCTCGGCGCCCACCTCGATGCCGCCGCCGAGTTCACGCTCCAGGTGATCCGCAAGCGAGAGCCAGCCGAGCGCGTCGGGGTGATCGCCACCTCCGGAGGCGTGACCCGGGTCGTCGAATACAGCGATCTGCCCGCCACCGCCGCGGCCGAGCGGCTGGCCGACGGCCGGCTCCGCTTCCACGCCGGCAGCATCGCCGTGCATGCCTTCGCCCTCGAGTTCCTCGCCCACTGCGCGGCGCGTGGCGACGCCCTCCCGCTCCACGCAGCGCGTAAGGCGGTCCCGTTCGTCGACGCCGACGGCCGCCACCATGCCCCACGCGCGCCCAACGCGGTGAAGTTCGAACGCTTCATCTTCGACATCCTCCCCCTGGCGAGGCGGGTGTGCGTCGTCGAGCTCGAGCCGGGCGAGGGATTCGCCCCGCTCAAGAATCCCAGCGGTGCGGCGGCCGACACACCGGAGCACGTGCGCGAGGCACTGATCGCCCGCGACCGGGCGATTCTGGCCGCAGCGGGAGTGACCGTCGACGAGGGGGTCGTCGTCGAGCTCGACGCCGCCACGATCCTCGACGCCGACGACGTCACTCTGGCCTTGCCCCCGGGAACGCGGATCAGCGCATCTGCCGTCATCCGCGCGGACCCGATAACGCCACGCGGGACCGGCGGTGGCGAGTTCCGGTGA
- a CDS encoding 3-deoxy-D-manno-octulosonic acid transferase, translating to MLLDVVYLLVALLILPWVAWRRLSGARQVAAPWVRFTGAIAPLPDPAGRPRIWLHGVSVGEVQLLTALAAEIERQAEAAGCPVDCVVSSSTTTGLEVARKRFGTDRVFPCPLDFSWAVERVIDRCAPALIVLGELELWPNLLARAWHRGIPVVVANARMSPRSAAGYGRIAPVVRRMLSRVAVVVARSAEDAARFAALGAGRIVVAGSLKYDGVRGDRDHPDIHRLQSLAGFTPDDVVFLAGSTQHPEEELALATYRTLAPRHPRLRLVIVPRHVERAPAIAALLDRAGVPWQRRSRLDAGHPPPATTVLLVDTTGELAWWWGTAAVAFVGGSLDGHRGGQNMLEPAAYGTAVCFGPHTRNFATEVATLLAADAATVVGDGNALTEFVGRCLDDPAWAAARGAEARATVAAHRGATALTAALVLENVAGGGGAGGGRCRSPENRP from the coding sequence ATGCTGCTCGATGTCGTCTATCTGCTGGTCGCGCTGCTCATCCTTCCCTGGGTGGCGTGGCGGAGGCTCTCGGGAGCGCGCCAAGTCGCCGCCCCGTGGGTGCGGTTCACCGGCGCGATCGCACCGCTCCCCGATCCGGCCGGGAGGCCGCGGATCTGGCTCCACGGCGTCAGTGTCGGTGAGGTGCAACTGCTCACCGCGCTCGCTGCCGAGATCGAGCGACAGGCCGAGGCCGCCGGGTGCCCCGTCGATTGCGTCGTCTCCAGTTCGACGACGACCGGGCTGGAGGTCGCGCGGAAGCGTTTCGGCACGGACCGTGTCTTCCCCTGCCCGCTCGACTTCTCCTGGGCGGTGGAGCGGGTCATCGACCGCTGCGCCCCCGCGTTGATCGTCCTCGGCGAACTGGAACTGTGGCCGAATCTTCTCGCGCGGGCCTGGCACCGTGGCATCCCGGTCGTCGTCGCCAACGCCCGGATGAGCCCGCGCAGTGCCGCCGGCTACGGCCGGATCGCACCGGTCGTCCGGCGGATGCTCTCCCGGGTGGCAGTCGTGGTGGCCCGGTCCGCCGAGGACGCAGCGCGGTTCGCGGCGCTCGGGGCGGGGCGGATCGTCGTCGCCGGTTCACTGAAGTACGACGGCGTCCGCGGTGACCGTGACCATCCCGACATCCACCGGCTGCAATCGCTCGCCGGCTTCACCCCCGACGACGTCGTGTTCCTCGCCGGAAGCACGCAGCATCCGGAGGAGGAACTGGCGCTGGCCACCTACCGCACGTTGGCGCCCCGGCATCCTCGGCTGCGGCTCGTGATCGTCCCGCGGCACGTCGAACGCGCGCCGGCGATCGCCGCGCTGCTCGATCGCGCCGGCGTGCCCTGGCAGCGGCGCAGCCGGCTCGACGCGGGTCACCCCCCCCCCGCCACCACGGTCTTGCTCGTCGATACGACCGGTGAGTTGGCCTGGTGGTGGGGTACGGCGGCCGTGGCGTTCGTGGGCGGCAGCCTCGACGGCCACCGTGGCGGGCAGAACATGCTCGAGCCGGCGGCCTACGGTACAGCCGTCTGCTTCGGTCCCCACACGCGCAACTTCGCCACCGAAGTGGCGACGCTGTTGGCCGCCGACGCCGCGACGGTGGTCGGCGACGGGAACGCGCTGACCGAGTTCGTGGGCCGTTGCCTCGACGACCCTGCATGGGCCGCCGCCCGCGGCGCCGAGGCCCGGGCGACGGTCGCGGCACATCGTGGCGCGACGGCCCTGACCGCCGCGCTCGTCCTCGAAAACGTCGCCGGCGGCGGCGGCGCGGGGGGCGGCCGTTGCCGGTCCCCGGAAAACCGTCCATAA
- a CDS encoding MBL fold metallo-hydrolase, whose amino-acid sequence MLFLGTGTSVGVPVVGCGCPTCTSPDPRDRRFRTSVALGLPAGTLLIDTTPDLRQQLLNAGLTAIDAILYTHDHVDHVYGLDDVRPICFHSGRSVPVYCEPRVEARIRLAFDYAFAAIPAPGGGVPKLALESISTEPFTVLGARAVPLRLRHGPFDVLGFRFGDVAYCTDTNEIPAATRPLLAGLDVLVLDCLRPTRHPTHFSLAEAIDTARSIGARRTLLVHLSHELGHAEVSARLPPGIELAHDGLAVPLTGLERG is encoded by the coding sequence TTGCTGTTTCTCGGCACCGGGACGAGCGTGGGCGTCCCCGTCGTCGGCTGTGGTTGCCCCACCTGCACCAGCCCCGATCCCCGCGACCGGCGGTTCCGCACGAGTGTGGCGCTGGGCCTCCCCGCCGGCACGCTCCTGATCGACACCACTCCCGATCTCCGCCAGCAACTGCTGAACGCCGGGCTGACGGCGATCGACGCGATCCTCTACACGCACGATCACGTCGACCACGTCTACGGACTCGACGACGTCCGGCCGATCTGCTTCCACTCCGGCCGCTCGGTGCCGGTGTACTGCGAACCGCGGGTCGAGGCCCGGATCCGGCTCGCCTTCGACTACGCTTTCGCGGCGATCCCCGCTCCCGGGGGCGGCGTTCCGAAGCTCGCCCTCGAGTCGATCTCGACCGAACCATTCACGGTGCTGGGAGCCCGCGCCGTGCCGCTCCGCCTCCGCCATGGACCGTTCGACGTCCTCGGTTTCCGGTTCGGCGACGTCGCCTACTGCACCGACACCAACGAGATCCCGGCGGCGACGCGGCCGCTCCTGGCCGGCCTCGACGTCCTCGTCCTCGACTGCCTGCGGCCGACGCGGCACCCGACCCATTTCTCGCTCGCCGAGGCGATCGACACGGCCCGGTCGATCGGGGCCCGGCGGACGTTGCTGGTGCACTTGTCCCACGAGCTCGGCCACGCCGAGGTGTCGGCACGGCTCCCGCCGGGAATCGAGCTGGCCCACGACGGGCTGGCGGTGCCGCTGACCGGGCTGGAGCGCGGTTGA
- a CDS encoding preprotein translocase subunit SecA produces MEFLERLWETVGNAGSAVEHRVERLLTGLFGSSNARYLRRLEPKIEAINSLEPKYQAMNDAELRAQTVEFRRRLAAGETLDDLLVEAFAVCREGGRRFLGMRHYDVQLIGGMVLHSGAIAEMITGEGKTLVATLPAYLNALEGKGVHVVTVNDYLARRDMEWMGPLYIGLGLTVGAIQSRMETDERQKSYARDITYGTNNEFGFDYLRDNMRLARRGDDRFPAHVQQSQGPLHYAIIDEVDNILVDEARTPLIISGPAHDDVRKYARADQIARQLQAETHFEVKEKEHTVALTEEGVRRAERLADVESFYTAGNMEWPHLIDNALKAHHLYKRDVNYVVQNGEVVIVDEFTGRLMPGRQWSDGLHQAVEAKEGVRIKEESQTLATVTLQNFFKLYDKVGGMTGTAMTEASEFWKIYKLDVIAIPPNRGLKRINHPDVIYRTEREKWIAVADEVERIHRWDSVLLADGSFHMGRIVGEDDREIRLELKPEGERRGGDVETLPRGKIRELQRRGCPVLVGTVSIEKSERLSALLEKRGIDHQVLNAKHHKREAEIIAQAGRLGAVTIATNMAGRGTDIILGGNPETLAWAKLQDRYPTRLDVPKHEWDGLVAEISQAENMKAEGELVRSMGGLQIIGTERHEARRIDLQLRGRCGRQGDPGSSRFFLSLEDDLMRIFAGEWVKNVLTRLGMQDGEAIESRMVTRRVEAAQKKVEESHFDVRKNLLEYDEVMDEQRKRVYGFRQRILEDADCRELIREMVGRQIDTNIGTLLDKDYGSQSFAAWAASQLGCELDAADFRGLSPAEAERVASEDAVRQSEVQIAEAVEENLPDGEDETEWNWAALAAFVNTRWKLGVNDRELRRIGRDGVTDMLQERAAAAIRAIDLAEGARFLADDFGVRSACGWTEWRFGIQLTPEEIADLQRTGGDPEAFRRKVRAKAREVYDRREIEYPVLGALGHFSQRQPDGVRRIDLAGFVAWARDRFGGDLDEQRLGSGDPDTVVGEVFSASARRHGRGDDGREEMKRMERAVVLQTLDNAWKDHLLAMDHLRSSVGLRGYAQVDPKVEYKREGMRIFELMWNGIDERVTDLVYRIEQVDDDDVRSAFQETAAIHAEAARPTAPIEAPPTAPAGAPAAAEAGSEPARLEPIRNLAAKVGRNDPCPCGSGKKFKNCCAKSSGVAAG; encoded by the coding sequence ATGGAATTCCTCGAACGCCTCTGGGAGACGGTCGGCAACGCGGGCTCCGCGGTCGAGCACCGTGTCGAACGGCTGCTGACCGGACTGTTCGGCTCGTCGAACGCACGCTACCTGCGCCGGCTGGAGCCCAAGATCGAGGCGATCAACTCGCTGGAGCCGAAGTACCAGGCGATGAACGACGCCGAGCTCCGCGCCCAGACCGTGGAGTTTCGCCGCCGGCTCGCCGCCGGTGAGACGCTCGACGACCTGCTCGTCGAGGCGTTCGCCGTCTGCCGGGAGGGGGGCCGGCGGTTCCTCGGGATGCGGCACTACGACGTGCAGCTGATCGGCGGGATGGTGCTCCACTCGGGGGCGATCGCCGAAATGATCACCGGCGAGGGGAAGACGCTCGTCGCCACGCTCCCGGCCTACCTCAACGCCCTGGAGGGGAAGGGCGTCCATGTCGTCACGGTCAACGACTACCTCGCGCGCCGCGACATGGAGTGGATGGGGCCGCTGTACATCGGTCTCGGCCTGACCGTGGGCGCTATCCAGTCGCGGATGGAGACCGACGAACGGCAGAAATCCTACGCCCGCGACATCACCTACGGGACCAACAACGAGTTCGGCTTCGACTACCTGCGCGACAACATGCGCCTCGCCAGGCGCGGCGACGACCGCTTTCCCGCGCACGTCCAGCAGAGCCAGGGTCCGCTCCACTACGCGATCATCGACGAGGTCGACAACATCCTCGTCGACGAGGCGCGGACGCCGCTGATCATCTCGGGCCCGGCCCACGACGACGTGCGGAAATACGCGCGTGCCGACCAGATCGCGCGGCAGCTCCAGGCGGAGACCCATTTCGAGGTCAAGGAGAAGGAGCACACCGTCGCCCTCACGGAGGAAGGCGTGCGCCGCGCGGAGCGGCTGGCCGACGTCGAGAGCTTCTACACCGCCGGCAACATGGAGTGGCCGCACCTCATCGACAACGCCCTCAAGGCCCATCACCTCTACAAGCGCGACGTGAACTACGTCGTCCAGAACGGCGAGGTGGTGATCGTCGACGAGTTCACCGGCCGCCTGATGCCCGGGCGGCAGTGGTCCGACGGGCTGCACCAGGCGGTCGAGGCGAAGGAAGGGGTGCGGATCAAGGAGGAGTCACAGACCCTGGCGACGGTCACCCTGCAGAACTTCTTCAAGCTCTACGACAAGGTCGGCGGCATGACCGGCACCGCCATGACCGAGGCGAGCGAGTTCTGGAAGATCTACAAGCTCGACGTCATCGCCATCCCCCCCAACCGCGGCCTCAAGCGGATCAACCATCCGGACGTCATCTACCGCACCGAACGCGAGAAGTGGATCGCGGTGGCCGACGAGGTCGAGCGAATCCACCGCTGGGATTCGGTGCTCCTCGCCGACGGCAGCTTCCACATGGGCCGGATCGTCGGCGAGGACGACCGCGAGATCCGCCTCGAACTGAAGCCCGAGGGGGAGCGGCGCGGCGGCGACGTCGAGACCCTGCCCCGGGGGAAGATCCGCGAGCTGCAGCGGCGCGGCTGCCCGGTGCTTGTCGGAACGGTGTCGATCGAGAAGAGCGAGCGGCTCTCGGCACTGCTCGAGAAGCGCGGCATCGACCACCAGGTGCTCAACGCCAAGCACCACAAGCGCGAGGCGGAGATCATCGCCCAGGCGGGGCGCCTCGGCGCGGTGACGATCGCCACCAACATGGCCGGACGCGGCACCGACATCATCCTCGGCGGCAACCCGGAAACGCTCGCCTGGGCGAAGCTCCAGGATCGCTACCCGACGCGGCTCGATGTCCCCAAGCACGAGTGGGACGGGCTGGTCGCCGAGATCTCCCAGGCCGAGAACATGAAGGCCGAAGGGGAATTGGTGCGGTCGATGGGAGGGCTGCAGATCATCGGCACCGAGCGCCACGAGGCGCGGCGCATCGACCTCCAGCTCCGCGGCCGCTGCGGCCGGCAGGGGGATCCCGGCTCGAGCCGGTTCTTCCTCTCGCTCGAAGACGACCTGATGCGGATCTTCGCCGGCGAGTGGGTGAAGAACGTCCTCACGCGCCTCGGGATGCAGGATGGCGAGGCGATCGAGAGCCGGATGGTGACCCGCCGGGTCGAGGCGGCCCAGAAGAAGGTCGAGGAGAGCCATTTCGACGTCCGCAAGAACCTCCTCGAGTACGACGAGGTGATGGACGAGCAGCGGAAGCGGGTCTACGGGTTCCGCCAGCGGATCCTCGAGGACGCCGACTGCCGGGAACTGATCCGGGAGATGGTCGGTCGCCAGATCGACACCAACATCGGCACCCTCCTCGACAAGGACTACGGCTCGCAGAGCTTCGCCGCATGGGCGGCCTCGCAATTGGGCTGCGAGCTCGACGCCGCCGACTTCCGCGGACTGTCGCCCGCCGAGGCGGAGCGCGTCGCGAGCGAGGACGCGGTGCGCCAATCGGAGGTGCAGATCGCCGAGGCGGTCGAGGAGAACCTGCCCGACGGCGAGGACGAGACGGAGTGGAACTGGGCGGCGTTGGCGGCGTTCGTCAACACGCGTTGGAAGCTCGGTGTCAACGACCGCGAGCTGCGCCGGATCGGCCGTGACGGCGTCACCGACATGCTCCAGGAGCGTGCGGCGGCCGCGATCCGGGCGATCGATCTCGCCGAGGGTGCGCGGTTCCTCGCCGATGACTTCGGAGTCCGCAGCGCCTGCGGCTGGACCGAGTGGCGCTTCGGGATCCAACTCACCCCCGAGGAGATCGCCGACCTGCAGCGGACGGGGGGTGATCCCGAGGCGTTCCGGCGGAAGGTCCGGGCCAAGGCGCGCGAAGTCTACGACCGGCGCGAGATCGAGTATCCGGTGCTCGGAGCGCTCGGTCACTTCTCGCAGCGCCAGCCCGACGGCGTCCGCCGCATCGACCTGGCCGGATTCGTCGCCTGGGCCCGCGATCGGTTCGGCGGCGATCTCGACGAGCAGCGCCTCGGCTCGGGCGACCCCGACACGGTCGTCGGCGAGGTCTTCTCCGCCAGCGCCAGGCGCCACGGCCGCGGCGACGACGGGCGCGAAGAGATGAAGCGGATGGAGCGGGCCGTCGTCCTGCAGACGCTCGACAACGCCTGGAAGGACCACCTCCTGGCGATGGACCATCTCCGCAGCAGCGTCGGACTCCGGGGCTATGCCCAGGTCGATCCGAAGGTCGAGTACAAGCGCGAAGGGATGCGGATCTTCGAGTTGATGTGGAACGGCATCGACGAGCGGGTCACCGACCTCGTCTACCGGATCGAGCAGGTGGATGACGACGACGTCCGCAGCGCGTTCCAGGAGACCGCGGCGATCCATGCCGAGGCCGCCCGGCCGACCGCCCCGATCGAAGCACCACCGACCGCGCCGGCAGGAGCCCCGGCGGCGGCCGAAGCCGGGAGTGAGCCGGCCCGGCTCGAGCCGATCCGCAATCTCGCCGCCAAGGTGGGGCGCAACGACCCCTGCCCGTGCGGCAGCGGTAAGAAGTTCAAGAACTGCTGCGCCAAGTCGAGCGGCGTGGCGGCCGGGTGA
- a CDS encoding heavy metal translocating P-type ATPase, which yields MKLEVIQPDAPPPGPAAAGAPLPPCCARPGAGELGWQCPMHPDVTASAPGSCPVCGMELVPIGQASTAADDAARARRRLVVCALLGGLLMAVSMTGMAGHALGITDGIVGWLAGTTGNVLQLLLAAPLVLWGGWPILTGGWAGFRRGRPTMFSLVGLGITVAFVASVVATVAPGLFPPAFRRHDGSVETFFESAGMIVVLVLAGQALESRARRGTGAALRALLDLAPPTAERHPGGKTVPLSQVRPGDLLRVRPGGRIPTDATLLEGTTTCDESLLTGEPLPVARGPGDKLLGGAINGPAALVIRADTAAAGALVARIARLVREAQSRRAPIEALADRAAAVFTPAVLGLALATFLGWAAFGPEPRLALGLVSAVSVLVIACPCSLGLATPLSMTVAIGRGAREGILVRSPAALESLAAATLYTFDKTGTLTAGAPRVVGSLAVPGRVPAAHSLLGMVAAVEKVSEHPLAKAFAVAAAGEPIPPVADATAVIGRGIRGRCGDRAVVVGTAGLLGDDGIELTPLQTGPAAEWVAEATAAGQTLVFAAVDGHLAGAFAITDPPRDDAADVVGFLRRRGAGIELLSGDRPAAAEHLARLVGIERVAGGLSPEDKADRVTALRRQGQRVAFVGDGINDAVALAAADVGLAMGEGADVAIGSADITLLTGGLAAVPRAVALADATMANVRQNLVLATVYNLVALPVAAGLLYPLFGHVTSPMLAAAAMSISSLSVIANALRLRRGGR from the coding sequence ATGAAGCTCGAGGTGATCCAACCCGACGCTCCTCCCCCCGGGCCGGCGGCCGCTGGCGCACCGCTGCCCCCGTGCTGCGCCCGTCCCGGCGCCGGTGAGCTCGGCTGGCAGTGCCCGATGCATCCCGACGTCACGGCGTCGGCCCCCGGAAGCTGCCCGGTGTGCGGGATGGAGCTGGTCCCGATCGGTCAGGCCTCCACGGCGGCGGACGACGCGGCCCGGGCCCGGCGCCGGCTGGTGGTCTGTGCCCTGCTCGGCGGCTTGTTGATGGCGGTGTCGATGACGGGGATGGCCGGCCACGCGCTGGGCATCACCGACGGCATCGTCGGCTGGCTGGCGGGGACGACCGGCAACGTCCTTCAACTACTGCTCGCCGCACCGCTGGTCCTGTGGGGTGGCTGGCCGATCCTCACCGGCGGCTGGGCCGGTTTCCGGCGCGGCCGGCCGACGATGTTCTCCCTGGTCGGGCTGGGGATCACGGTGGCGTTCGTCGCCAGCGTCGTCGCCACCGTCGCCCCGGGGCTGTTTCCGCCCGCGTTCCGCCGCCACGACGGCAGCGTCGAAACGTTTTTCGAATCGGCAGGGATGATCGTCGTCCTCGTGCTCGCGGGCCAGGCGCTCGAGTCGCGTGCCAGGCGCGGCACCGGAGCCGCGCTCCGCGCGCTTCTCGACCTCGCCCCACCCACCGCGGAGCGCCATCCCGGCGGCAAGACGGTGCCGCTCAGCCAGGTACGGCCGGGCGACCTCCTCCGTGTACGCCCCGGCGGGCGGATTCCCACCGATGCGACGCTGCTGGAGGGCACGACGACCTGCGACGAGTCGCTCCTCACCGGCGAGCCGCTGCCGGTGGCGCGCGGGCCCGGCGACAAACTCCTCGGCGGTGCGATCAACGGTCCGGCGGCGCTGGTGATCCGCGCCGACACCGCGGCCGCCGGGGCGCTGGTGGCGCGGATCGCCCGGCTCGTGCGCGAGGCACAATCGCGGCGGGCGCCGATCGAGGCCCTTGCCGACCGGGCCGCGGCGGTGTTCACCCCGGCGGTGCTCGGTCTCGCCCTGGCCACGTTTCTCGGCTGGGCCGCGTTCGGCCCGGAACCGCGGCTCGCCCTGGGCCTCGTGTCCGCGGTCAGCGTGCTGGTGATCGCCTGCCCCTGCAGCCTCGGATTGGCGACGCCGCTGTCGATGACCGTGGCGATCGGCCGCGGGGCGCGCGAGGGGATCCTCGTCCGTAGCCCCGCCGCCCTCGAGTCCCTGGCCGCCGCGACGCTGTACACGTTCGACAAGACCGGAACCCTGACCGCCGGGGCGCCGCGCGTCGTCGGCTCGCTGGCGGTTCCCGGGAGGGTGCCCGCGGCGCACTCCCTGCTCGGCATGGTGGCGGCCGTGGAAAAGGTGAGCGAGCACCCGCTGGCCAAGGCGTTTGCCGTCGCCGCCGCCGGGGAGCCGATCCCGCCGGTGGCGGATGCGACCGCCGTGATCGGGCGCGGGATCCGGGGGCGGTGCGGCGATCGCGCCGTGGTGGTGGGAACCGCCGGCCTGCTCGGTGACGACGGGATCGAGCTGACGCCGCTGCAAACCGGTCCGGCGGCTGAGTGGGTGGCCGAGGCCACTGCCGCCGGACAGACGCTCGTGTTCGCCGCCGTCGATGGCCACCTCGCCGGTGCCTTCGCGATCACCGATCCGCCCCGCGACGACGCCGCCGACGTCGTCGGCTTCCTGCGGCGGCGCGGCGCGGGGATCGAACTGCTCTCCGGCGACCGCCCCGCGGCCGCCGAGCATCTCGCCCGTCTGGTGGGGATCGAGCGAGTCGCCGGCGGACTGTCGCCCGAGGACAAGGCAGACCGGGTGACCGCCCTGCGCCGGCAGGGGCAGCGGGTGGCCTTCGTCGGCGACGGGATCAACGACGCGGTCGCGCTGGCCGCCGCCGACGTCGGCCTGGCCATGGGGGAAGGCGCCGACGTGGCGATCGGGAGCGCCGACATCACGCTCCTCACCGGCGGGCTGGCGGCAGTGCCCCGCGCGGTCGCGTTGGCCGACGCGACGATGGCCAACGTGCGGCAGAACCTCGTCCTCGCGACCGTCTACAACCTCGTCGCCCTGCCCGTCGCCGCCGGCCTCCTCTACCCGCTGTTCGGGCACGTCACCAGCCCGATGCTCGCGGCGGCGGCGATGAGCATCAGCTCGCTGTCGGTGATCGCCAACGCCCTGCGGCTGCGCCGCGGGGGGCGATAG
- a CDS encoding methionine adenosyltransferase, translating into MSRGKYLFTSESVSMGHPDKLADQISDGVLDAYLAQDPRSRVACETMVTTGLAVIAGEITSRGTIDYQKVVRDVIRDVGYSDDEMGIAADTCSVLVAVGKQSGDIAMGVNEDEAKGKDIGAGDQGLMFGYACNETPELMPLPIALSHRILNRLTEARQKNEVDWLRPDSKSQVTVEYDGDKPVRIDTIVVSTQHAPHVTNDEIRTFVIEKIVKPLLPRDLDTSSITYHINPTGRFVVGGPHGDCGLTGRKIIVDTYGGWGRHGGGAFSGKDPTKVDRSAAYMARHVAKNIVAAGLAERCEVQLAYAIGVSDPVSVHVDTEGTGAIADERLCAVVREFFPLTPRGIIDYLDLRRPIYRKTAAGGHFGRDGFSWEKTDRATALAQAARSGAIAGAAR; encoded by the coding sequence GTGTCACGAGGGAAGTATCTGTTCACCAGCGAGTCGGTCAGCATGGGTCATCCGGACAAACTGGCGGACCAGATTTCCGACGGGGTCCTCGACGCCTACCTGGCCCAGGATCCGCGCAGCCGCGTGGCCTGCGAGACGATGGTGACCACCGGTCTGGCGGTGATCGCCGGCGAGATCACCTCCCGCGGCACGATCGACTACCAGAAAGTCGTCCGCGACGTGATCCGTGACGTCGGTTACTCCGACGACGAGATGGGGATCGCCGCCGACACCTGCTCCGTGCTCGTCGCCGTCGGCAAGCAGTCGGGCGACATCGCGATGGGCGTCAACGAGGACGAGGCGAAGGGCAAGGACATCGGCGCCGGCGACCAGGGCCTGATGTTCGGCTACGCCTGCAACGAGACCCCGGAGCTGATGCCCCTGCCGATCGCCCTCTCCCACCGGATCCTCAACCGGCTGACCGAAGCCCGGCAGAAGAACGAGGTCGACTGGCTGCGGCCCGATTCGAAGAGCCAGGTGACCGTGGAGTACGACGGCGACAAGCCGGTGCGGATCGACACGATCGTCGTCTCCACGCAGCACGCTCCCCACGTCACCAACGACGAGATCCGCACGTTCGTCATCGAGAAGATCGTCAAGCCGCTTCTCCCGCGGGACCTCGACACTTCTTCGATCACCTACCACATCAACCCCACCGGTCGGTTCGTGGTCGGCGGTCCGCACGGTGACTGCGGCCTCACCGGCCGCAAGATCATCGTCGATACCTACGGTGGCTGGGGACGGCACGGCGGCGGCGCGTTTTCCGGCAAGGATCCGACCAAGGTCGACCGCAGTGCCGCCTACATGGCGCGCCATGTCGCCAAGAACATCGTCGCCGCCGGCCTCGCCGAGCGCTGTGAGGTGCAGCTGGCCTACGCGATCGGCGTGAGCGATCCGGTCAGCGTGCACGTCGACACCGAGGGAACCGGGGCGATCGCCGACGAGCGACTGTGTGCGGTGGTCCGCGAGTTCTTCCCGCTCACGCCCCGGGGGATCATCGACTACCTCGACCTGCGGCGGCCGATCTACCGCAAGACCGCCGCGGGCGGCCACTTCGGACGCGATGGCTTCAGCTGGGAGAAGACCGATCGCGCCACGGCGCTGGCGCAAGCGGCCCGGTCCGGCGCGATTGCCGGCGCGGCGCGGTGA